From the genome of Arvicola amphibius chromosome 9, mArvAmp1.2, whole genome shotgun sequence, one region includes:
- the Hdac10 gene encoding polyamine deacetylase HDAC10, translating to MGTALVYHEDMTATRLLWDDPECEIECPERLTAALDGLRQRGLQQRCLCLTACEASEEELGLVHSPEYVALVKRTQTLDKEELQALSKQFDAVYFHPNTFHCARLAVGAALQLVDAVLTGAVHNGLALVRPPGHHSQKEAANGFCVFNNVAIAAKHAKQKYGLQRILIVDWDIHHGQGIQYIFDDDPSVLYFSWHRYEHGRFWPFLQESDAHAVGQGQGQGFTVNLPWNQVGMGNADYLAAFLHVLLPLAFEFDPELVLVSAGFDSAIGDPEGQMRATPECFAHLTQLLQVLAGGRICAVLEGGYYLESLAQSVCMMVQTLLGDPTPPLLGLMVPCQSALESIQSVQTAQAPHWTSLRQNVAPVLGPSTRFPEGRSLPLLAESPTCEAAEDALSPLQDELYLRPTPPICTAVALAVPGAALALPPGVLLQEESALREETEAWARLHKSLFQDESLVALGKILCLLGGILDGQVRNGIAATAALATAATLEVIIQRCLSHGAQRLLCVALGQLDRPLDLADDGRVLWLNIRGKEAAVESMFHISTPLPQTTGGFLSCILGLVLPLAYGFQPDVVLLALGPAHGLQNAQAALLASVLRGPAGGRILAVVEEESILQLARTLAQVLHGEAPPSLGPFLKASPEEIRALRLLKAQLEPRWKLLQVAAPPPGPCSPIA from the exons ATGGGTACAGCACTTGTGTACCACGAGGATATGACAGCCACCCGGCTGCTCTGGGATGA CCCCGAGTGCGAAATTGAGTGTCCAGAGCGCCTGACtgcagccctggatggcctgCGGCAGCGTGGCCTGCAACAAAGGTGCCTGTGTTTGACAGCTTGTGAGGCATCAGAGGAAGAGTTGGGCCTGGTGCACAG CCCAGAATATGTAGCCCTGGTGAAGAGGACACAGACCCTGGACAAGGAGGAGCTCCAGGCACTGTCTAAGCAGTTTGATGCTGTCTACTTCCACCCG AACACTTTTCACTGTGCCAGGCTAGCTGTGGGGGCTGCGCTGCAGCTGGTGGATGCTGTGCTAACAGGAGCTGTGCACAATGGGCTTGCCCTGGTGAG GCCTCCAGGGCACCACAGTCAGAAGGAGGCTGCCAATGGATTCTGTGTGTTCAACAATGTGGCTATAGCAGCCAAACATGCCAAGCAGAAATATGGGCTGCAGAG GATTCTTATTGTCGATTGGGATATCCACCATGGCCAGGGCATCCAGTACATCTTCGATGATGACCCCAG TGTCCTTTATTTCTCCTGGCACCGCTATGAGCATGGGCGCTTCTGGCCATTCCTTCAAGAGTCCGATGCACATGCTGTTGGGCAAGGACAGGGCCAAGGCTTCACCGTCAACTTGCCCTGGAATCAG GTTGGGATGGGAAATGCTGACTATTTGGCTGCCTTCCTGCACGTGCTGCTCCCGTTGGCCTTTGAG TTTGACCCTGAGCTGGTGCTGGTCTCAGCAGGATTTGACTCTGCCATCGGGGACCCTGAG GGGCAGATGCGAGCCACACCCGAGTGCTTTGCCCACCTCACACAGCTGCTGCAGGTGCTGGCTGGTGGCCGGATTTGTGCTGTGCTAGAG GGTGGATACTACCTGGAATCCCTAGCACAGTCAGTGTGCATGATGGTGCAGACACTGCTTGGTGACCCTACACCTCCCCTTCTTGGACTCATGGTGCCATGTCAGAG CGCCCTGGAGTCCATCCAGAGTGTTCAGACAGCCCAGGCCCCTCACTGGACAAGCCTCCGGCAAA ATGTGGCACCAGTTCTGGGTCCCAGCACCCGCTTTCCTGAAGggaggtctctgcctctgcttgctgagaGCCCCACGTGTGAAGCAGCAGAAGATGCACTGAGCCCCCTCCAGGATGAACTCTATCTCCGTCCTACACCCCCGATCTGCACAGCGGTCGCCTTGGCTGTGCCAGGTGCTGCTCTGGCCTTACCTCCTGGAGTGCTTCTTCAGGAAGAGTCAGCCTTGAGGGAGGAAACCGAAGCCTGGGCCAG GCTACACAAGTCTCTGTTCCAGGATGAGAGTCTTGTCGCACTGGGGAAGATTCTGTGTCTCTTAGGTGGGATCCTGGATGGGCAG GTAAGAAACGGCATAGCTGCCACAGCCGCCCTTGCCACAGCAGCAACTTTAGAAGTGATCATTCAGCGATGCCTGTCCCATGGAGCTCAGAG GCTGCTTTGTGTGGCCCTGGGACAGCTGGATCGACCCCTGGACCTTGCAGATGATGG GAGAGTTCTATGGCTGAATATCCGGGGCAAGGAGGCAGCCGTGGAGTCCATGTTCCACATCTCCACACCACTGCCACAG ACGACTGGGGGGTTTCTGAGCTGCATCTTGGGTCTGGTACTACCCCTGGCTTATGGCTTCCAGCCTGACGTGGTGTTGCTGGCACTGGGGCCTGCCCATGGCCTGCAGAACGCCCAAGCTGCTCTCTTGGCTTCAGTGCTTCGGGGCCCAGCAGGGGGCCGAATTCTAGCAGTAGTGGAAGAG GAATCCATACTGCAGCTTGCAAGGACCCTGGCACAGGTACTGCATGGAGAAGCACCTCCCAGTCTGGGCCCTTTCTTGAAGGCCTCTCCAGAGGAGATCCGGGCCCTTAGGTTACTAAAAGCTCAGCTGGAACCTCGGTGGAAGTTGCTGCAGGTGGCTG CTCCTCCACCAGGTCCGTGCTCTCCAATCGCTTGA